AACAAACAAAGGTTTAATTTGTTTACCCTACACGATTTAACGATCAAAATCACCCGAAAGCCATTTTGGTAGAACAAACTCGGATGCCAGGTGTGCCCATTGGTAACTTTGCCAATCAGCTCTACTGATCCACAGCACTTCTTCCAGTTCTTCATAAGGCTCAAATGCATGACGCTCTGCAAGTTTAATTAAATAGATATAGCCCACGACCACCGTATTTACCTCATTTACAGCCTGTGTACTGTGACTACCGATAAAGCTTATTTCCATTCTGC
The DNA window shown above is from Sphingobacterium thalpophilum and carries:
- a CDS encoding NUDIX domain-containing protein, with product MDKIVICSAVMLAPEGDLLMVRKKGSSYFQLPGGKVEPEESREQTLIRELKEELRYDVSRMEISFIGSHSTQAVNEVNTVVVGYIYLIKLAERHAFEPYEELEEVLWISRADWQSYQWAHLASEFVLPKWLSGDFDR